In Alphaproteobacteria bacterium, one genomic interval encodes:
- a CDS encoding hydantoinase/oxoprolinase family protein, which translates to MSYRVGIDIGGTFTDFALLSESDGRLFIHKQLTTPDDPAQSVLSGVPILLEKAGVGAAQVSAVVHGTTLVTNAVIERRGAKTAMIVTDGFGDILDIARERRYDMYDLAITYPAPLVPRALRREIKERIGPDGSVDTPLVEDDVAGVLQELADQGVTAVAVCFLNSPVNPAHEQAVAHIAAERFPDLFVSASSDVFPFLREYERWTTATMNAYTGPLFDRYLARLEDGLRTTGLQGDLFIMSSSGGTVTPDVARQFPVRMLESGPAAGVLQSATLGRQLKRPNLLSFDMGGTTAKGALVRNDQPLKRYEMEVARVHEFRAGSGLPAKIPVIDLIEIGSGGGSIAAIDARGTIAVGPHSAGAVPGPACYGQGGGDPTLTDANLTLGYLDDAFFLGGEMRLDTAAAAKAIDARLGTPLGIETLRAAWGIHESVNEDIARAFRNHASERGFDYRACAMVAFGGSGPAHACRVARKLRVPTVIFPVGAGVMSAVGLLASPLSFETFRAERMGLETLTTDAFSERFDALVREAQAFLGRAATPGEQTVIRRRLDMRYRGQGYEIEVDLPAGADVDSVAGLFTAAYERIFTKSFPSEALEITNWKIEVALVRANADAAYHLEVAPGKAAIKGHRLAYFPENPAPVRTPVYDRYALAPGETFSGPALVEERESTCVIGAGDHVAIDPAGNLIVSVAGGRA; encoded by the coding sequence ACTTTCACTGACTTCGCCCTGCTGTCCGAGAGCGACGGACGGCTGTTCATCCACAAACAATTGACGACCCCGGACGACCCGGCTCAATCGGTTTTGTCGGGCGTCCCGATCCTCTTGGAAAAAGCCGGTGTCGGTGCTGCGCAGGTCAGTGCGGTGGTCCACGGCACCACCCTCGTGACGAACGCCGTGATTGAGCGGCGCGGTGCCAAGACCGCTATGATCGTGACCGACGGATTCGGCGATATCCTCGATATCGCCCGCGAACGGCGCTACGACATGTACGATCTAGCGATCACCTATCCGGCCCCGCTGGTGCCACGCGCGCTGCGCCGCGAAATCAAAGAACGGATCGGTCCCGATGGGTCGGTCGACACACCGCTGGTCGAAGACGACGTTGCCGGTGTGTTGCAGGAACTAGCGGACCAAGGGGTGACCGCCGTCGCAGTATGTTTCTTGAACAGCCCGGTCAATCCGGCGCACGAACAAGCTGTCGCACACATCGCCGCGGAACGGTTTCCAGATTTGTTCGTTTCTGCATCGTCGGACGTCTTTCCGTTTCTGCGCGAATACGAACGCTGGACCACGGCGACGATGAACGCCTACACCGGCCCGCTCTTCGATCGCTACTTGGCGCGTCTTGAGGACGGTTTGCGCACAACCGGGTTGCAGGGTGATCTATTCATCATGTCGTCGTCGGGCGGGACAGTGACCCCCGATGTGGCGCGCCAATTTCCGGTACGAATGTTAGAGAGCGGTCCGGCCGCCGGCGTATTGCAAAGCGCAACCTTGGGACGGCAATTGAAGCGCCCCAATTTACTGTCTTTCGATATGGGCGGCACAACGGCCAAGGGGGCGTTGGTGCGCAACGACCAACCGTTGAAGCGATACGAAATGGAGGTCGCCCGGGTCCACGAGTTTCGCGCAGGATCGGGCCTGCCCGCCAAAATTCCCGTGATCGATTTGATCGAAATTGGGTCGGGCGGCGGATCGATCGCTGCGATTGACGCGCGCGGTACGATTGCGGTCGGGCCCCACAGCGCCGGCGCCGTCCCTGGCCCTGCCTGCTATGGGCAAGGCGGCGGCGACCCGACGCTGACTGACGCCAACCTGACGCTGGGCTATCTGGACGACGCGTTCTTCCTGGGCGGCGAAATGCGGCTCGATACCGCTGCCGCCGCCAAGGCTATCGACGCTAGATTAGGCACGCCGCTCGGGATCGAGACGCTGCGCGCGGCTTGGGGCATCCACGAATCGGTCAACGAGGACATCGCCCGAGCGTTTCGCAACCATGCCTCCGAGCGCGGGTTCGACTACCGCGCCTGCGCCATGGTCGCATTCGGCGGATCGGGCCCCGCGCATGCCTGTCGCGTTGCCCGCAAACTGCGCGTCCCGACCGTGATCTTCCCAGTCGGCGCGGGCGTCATGTCGGCGGTGGGGTTACTCGCCAGTCCGCTGTCGTTCGAGACCTTTCGGGCCGAGCGGATGGGCCTCGAAACCCTAACCACGGACGCTTTTTCCGAGCGCTTCGATGCCTTGGTCCGCGAGGCCCAGGCCTTTCTCGGCCGCGCGGCAACGCCCGGCGAGCAGACCGTCATTAGGCGCCGCCTCGACATGCGCTACCGTGGTCAGGGTTACGAGATCGAAGTCGATCTGCCCGCCGGGGCCGATGTCGATTCGGTCGCCGGACTGTTTACCGCTGCTTACGAACGCATCTTCACCAAGTCGTTCCCGTCGGAGGCTCTGGAGATCACCAACTGGAAGATCGAAGTCGCTTTGGTCCGAGCAAACGCCGATGCGGCCTACCACCTCGAAGTCGCGCCCGGAAAGGCCGCGATCAAGGGGCATCGCCTGGCCTACTTTCCGGAGAACCCTGCCCCGGTGCGTACCCCGGTGTACGACCGCTACGCGCTTGCGCCCGGCGAAACCTTTAGCGGACCGGCGCTGGTCGAGGAGCGCGAATCGACCTGCGTCATCGGTGCAGGCGACCACGTCGCCATCGACCCCGCGGGCAACTTGATCGTGTCAGTCGCCGGTGGACGCGCCTAG
- a CDS encoding hydantoinase B/oxoprolinase family protein: protein MKQIDPVDLGIMWDRLIAITDEILLSIVRTAFSVGVREAWDLACVVFDAEGRSIAQATLSMPAFIGTAPLTMQHMLKKFPAHTWKSGDVVVTNDPWLGTGHTPDICIARPAFKDDTLVGFVMTISHLPDIGGVGLSVMNTEVYQEGLMLPVCKLYDAGEPVAYLHDLIAGNVRTPEQVFGDIMADIAGCTVGERLIGEFMDEYGIVDLQALADGIVGQSETAIRKEIAAIPDGIYRNRIEVETVTESVTLACAVTVDGDSVAVDFTGTGPNAPFAINVPFCYTRAWATYTIKTLTTPTIPNNLGALLPVTVSAPPGCILNAQRPSPTGGRHSIGWFIVPLIMGALAEAMPDRVQADSGMASLFICHTSPSGGEAGSTQYFLAGGVGGMKGLDGQHTTPSPTNNAVVASEVWENETGVRVNYRRLLPDSGGPGEFRGGLGQVASLTNTRADTVAIFMFGMRTEFPARGTLGGKPGSTRQFLVDGKPVPPKGRLELKPGETFTIAEAGGGGYGDPLRRDPARVLADVRTGAVTPEGALRDYGVRVDLDQDTATRV, encoded by the coding sequence ATGAAGCAAATCGACCCGGTCGACCTTGGCATCATGTGGGATCGCCTGATCGCGATCACCGATGAAATCCTGTTGTCCATCGTCCGCACCGCCTTCTCGGTTGGCGTGCGCGAGGCCTGGGATCTAGCCTGCGTCGTCTTCGATGCAGAGGGCCGTAGTATTGCCCAGGCCACATTGTCGATGCCGGCGTTCATCGGCACCGCGCCGTTGACGATGCAGCACATGCTGAAGAAGTTCCCGGCCCATACTTGGAAGAGCGGCGACGTCGTCGTCACCAACGACCCGTGGCTCGGCACCGGACACACGCCGGATATCTGCATCGCCCGGCCGGCCTTCAAGGACGACACCCTGGTCGGCTTCGTGATGACGATCAGCCATCTGCCCGACATCGGCGGCGTGGGTCTGTCAGTGATGAACACCGAGGTCTACCAAGAAGGCCTGATGCTCCCGGTTTGCAAACTTTACGACGCCGGCGAACCGGTGGCCTACCTGCATGACTTGATCGCCGGCAATGTGCGCACGCCCGAACAGGTATTCGGCGACATCATGGCCGATATCGCGGGGTGCACGGTCGGCGAACGACTGATCGGCGAGTTCATGGACGAATACGGGATCGTCGATCTACAAGCATTAGCGGACGGTATCGTCGGGCAGTCCGAGACGGCGATCCGCAAGGAAATAGCGGCGATTCCCGACGGCATCTACCGCAACCGGATCGAGGTCGAGACGGTGACCGAGTCGGTCACCCTCGCCTGCGCCGTCACCGTCGACGGCGATTCGGTGGCGGTCGACTTCACCGGCACCGGACCGAACGCGCCCTTCGCGATCAACGTGCCGTTTTGCTATACCCGGGCGTGGGCGACCTACACGATCAAGACGCTGACCACACCCACCATCCCCAATAACCTCGGTGCCTTGCTACCGGTCACCGTGAGCGCCCCACCGGGGTGCATTCTCAATGCCCAGCGGCCGTCACCGACGGGCGGGCGCCATTCGATCGGCTGGTTCATCGTGCCGTTGATCATGGGCGCGCTGGCCGAGGCGATGCCCGACAGGGTCCAGGCCGACTCCGGCATGGCATCGCTGTTCATTTGCCACACCAGTCCGTCGGGCGGCGAAGCCGGATCGACGCAGTACTTCCTCGCTGGCGGCGTCGGCGGCATGAAGGGCCTCGACGGACAACACACGACACCCTCGCCGACCAACAACGCCGTGGTTGCGAGCGAAGTGTGGGAGAACGAAACCGGCGTTCGAGTGAACTATCGCCGCCTGCTTCCAGACTCCGGCGGACCCGGCGAATTCCGCGGCGGCCTTGGGCAGGTCGCGTCATTGACGAATACCCGCGCCGACACCGTAGCGATCTTCATGTTCGGCATGCGCACCGAATTTCCGGCGCGTGGAACACTTGGCGGCAAGCCGGGGTCAACGCGGCAATTCCTGGTCGACGGCAAACCGGTGCCGCCGAAGGGCCGACTCGAACTAAAACCTGGCGAAACCTTCACCATCGCCGAAGCGGGCGGCGGCGGCTACGGCGATCCGCTCCGGCGCGATCCAGCCCGGGTCTTGGCCGACGTACGCACCGGCGCGGTAACGCCCGAAGGTGCGCTGCGGGATTACGGCGTTCGCGTCGATCTCGACCAGGACACCGCCACGCGCGTTTAA